A single region of the Halorussus gelatinilyticus genome encodes:
- a CDS encoding NADPH-dependent FMN reductase, producing MPDTPHVVAICGSLRDESVTRVALETAIETVEDEGGEAELLDLREYDLPAYDPDTDDADAGDADRLKREVRAADAILLGSPMYHGSYSSVLKTAIDYCGFDEFEHKTVGLLAVSGGSFPITALEHLRSVCRALDAWVLPHQAAVPRSHSAVRDGTFTDETVAERVRELGREVVHYANIEPAPPTMESEENVGAVD from the coding sequence ATGCCGGACACGCCACACGTCGTCGCAATCTGTGGCAGTTTGCGAGACGAGAGCGTCACCCGCGTCGCGCTGGAGACCGCGATCGAAACGGTCGAAGACGAGGGCGGCGAGGCCGAACTGCTCGACCTGCGCGAGTACGACCTGCCCGCGTACGACCCCGACACCGACGACGCCGACGCGGGCGACGCCGACCGACTCAAACGCGAGGTCCGGGCGGCCGACGCCATCCTGCTCGGGTCGCCGATGTACCACGGGTCGTACTCGTCGGTGCTGAAGACTGCCATCGACTACTGCGGGTTCGACGAGTTCGAACACAAGACCGTGGGTCTGCTCGCGGTCTCGGGCGGGAGCTTTCCCATCACGGCGCTCGAACACCTCCGGTCGGTCTGTCGCGCGCTCGACGCGTGGGTCCTACCCCATCAGGCCGCGGTCCCGCGCTCTCACTCGGCGGTTCGAGACGGGACGTTCACCGACGAGACGGTGGCCGAGCGCGTCCGGGAACTCGGCCGCGAGGTCGTCCACTACGCCAACATCGAACCGGCCCCGCCGACGATGGAGAGCGAGGAGAACGTCGGTGCGGTTGACTGA
- a CDS encoding rubrerythrin-like domain-containing protein has translation MKTRDPDYDADADYEYECLKCGETVSASSHPGECDDCGSAMRNRRMPCE, from the coding sequence ATGAAAACCCGCGACCCAGACTACGACGCGGACGCAGATTACGAGTACGAGTGCCTGAAGTGCGGCGAGACGGTGAGCGCGAGTAGCCACCCCGGCGAGTGCGACGACTGTGGCAGCGCGATGCGCAATCGACGGATGCCCTGCGAGTAG
- a CDS encoding serpin family protein — protein MTLRRRETLALSGAFLAGLAGCTGSDDPQTTGTATDTTRDTSTSAEPATETTTESPGFDDLDAPSFPQIDPATDPEIAEDLLADQIRGNVAFALDLLEVLRDQRDAPNCCYSPYSVSVALAMTYAGARGETAAQLADALHFVLDREDLHPAFASLAAEFERRNADGTEANVRTVSGDDGEDPGPAFELTTANAVWGQEGYPFREEFLDLLDAYYGAGLRLADFRGSPETARKRINSWVADNTGNRIEDLLVRGSIDQTTRLVLTNAVYFSARWKVPFSEEETEPREFTALDGTTTEVPTMHQSIEVQYAEIEGHQLVELPYANEATSMVVVLPAAGEFEDFEASLTVDRLATMLDRTTEALVDLALPKFKVDSSVGLVEALKSLGVERAFGPSADLSGMSAEEDSGLSVSDVRHRSVVSVDERGTEAAAATAAIIAEDAPPRQVEMRVNRPFLFYVRDRPTETPLFVGRVTDLSGA, from the coding sequence ATGACCCTCCGCCGCCGCGAAACGCTCGCGCTGTCCGGCGCGTTCCTCGCCGGACTCGCGGGGTGTACCGGAAGCGACGACCCGCAGACGACCGGAACTGCGACCGACACGACCCGCGACACGTCTACGTCCGCCGAGCCGGCGACCGAGACGACCACCGAATCGCCCGGTTTCGACGACCTCGACGCGCCGTCGTTCCCGCAGATCGACCCCGCGACCGACCCCGAGATTGCCGAGGATCTGCTCGCCGACCAGATTCGGGGCAACGTCGCGTTCGCGCTCGACCTGCTCGAAGTCCTGCGCGACCAGCGGGACGCGCCGAACTGCTGTTACTCGCCCTACAGCGTCTCGGTCGCGCTGGCGATGACGTACGCCGGGGCGCGCGGCGAGACGGCCGCGCAACTGGCCGACGCGCTCCACTTCGTCCTCGACCGCGAGGACCTCCATCCGGCGTTCGCGTCGCTGGCGGCCGAGTTCGAGCGCCGCAACGCCGACGGGACGGAAGCGAACGTCCGGACGGTCTCCGGCGACGACGGCGAGGACCCCGGCCCGGCCTTCGAACTCACGACGGCGAACGCCGTCTGGGGACAGGAGGGCTACCCCTTCCGCGAGGAGTTTCTGGACCTGCTCGACGCCTACTACGGCGCTGGCCTGCGACTCGCGGACTTCCGGGGGTCGCCCGAGACGGCCCGGAAGCGAATCAACTCGTGGGTCGCCGACAACACGGGCAACCGAATCGAGGACCTGCTCGTGCGCGGGTCCATCGACCAAACTACTCGCCTCGTGCTGACGAACGCGGTCTACTTCTCGGCGCGCTGGAAGGTGCCGTTCTCCGAGGAGGAGACCGAACCGCGCGAGTTCACCGCGCTCGACGGGACGACGACCGAAGTGCCGACGATGCACCAGTCGATAGAGGTCCAGTACGCCGAAATCGAGGGGCACCAGTTGGTCGAACTCCCCTACGCCAACGAGGCCACGAGCATGGTCGTCGTCCTCCCCGCCGCGGGCGAGTTCGAGGACTTCGAGGCGTCGCTGACGGTGGACCGACTCGCCACCATGCTCGACCGGACGACCGAGGCGCTGGTGGACCTCGCGCTCCCGAAGTTCAAGGTCGATTCGTCGGTCGGCCTCGTGGAGGCGCTGAAGTCCCTCGGCGTGGAGCGAGCGTTCGGCCCCTCTGCCGACCTGAGCGGGATGAGCGCGGAGGAGGACAGCGGTCTCTCCGTCAGCGACGTCCGCCACCGGAGCGTCGTCTCGGTGGACGAGCGCGGGACCGAGGCCGCGGCCGCGACGGCGGCGATAATCGCGGAGGACGCCCCGCCGAGGCAGGTCGAGATGCGCGTGAATCGTCCGTTCCTGTTCTACGTCCGGGACCGCCCGACGGAGACGCCGCTGTTCGTCGGGCGCGTGACCGACCTCTCCGGGGCGTGA
- a CDS encoding bacterio-opsin activator domain-containing protein: protein MDTTRAPRPSDGRLRVLLAGPVGWREQFRSAFAADDAFAVQTVETVEEAVGTATDRRTAVDCVVSAGRLDGETGLDLLDALRSHGVALPFVLVPADGSESLASDAIAAGVADYLPADADGETLRRRCREAVERGADERRRRERADQFESFFATPEQFSAVLDADGTVRRVNRGALDALGRDEQAVLGKRFWGLPWTDDSSRDLQRAIHRARRGEYAEFEAGVPGGSGDGTGRASDGGTGNEARFEFTVRPVAGEDRDADRLDDEDADRLDAADDDADRLDAADEEVGRLVVAGREVAERVRLEEELRESEELHRVTLNNMTDTVLVTDDDGEFTYVCPNVHFIFGYSAEEIHGLGTIDELLGEDLFDPDRLDAEGVLTNIECTATDEDGREHTLLVNVRQVSIQGGTTLYSCRDITKRKQRERALTQLHRTSRDLLYAETKSEIADRVVTDADSILPAAAALYRFDSEENVLYPTAVSDEFTDLVGVLPELRLDRDSPVTRAFVEDETRTCDLSGRTGRGSRPDTTDWTGITDRTDHGDGAGRGDRPDRVPRSPFSTLGDYVAVPLGDHGVFVAAAADGTFDEVAEEVAELLAATTEAAFDRVERDGELRERDRRLQRQNERLSQLNRVNEFIREIDQALVGAESREKIETAVCERLTADDRFRFAWIGGTTALNRTLRPRTWAGAEQGYLDAVPLEFDGDPKTVEPSVRTAERREATLVSNVAEHLRTGRWGKEAVSRDFQSVLSIPLAYDDVLFGTLTVYADSPDAFDEMVRSVLRELGDTVASAINAVQRKEALQSDTVFELEYRVADPSALLARLASETGATIAVEGDVTGDDGTTLVFATVEGAPPDRVVAAADESVGVADAESIRETDEGGLVGLRLREKFVTAVLADHGAVLRRFEATPEGVSLTVDVPDSVTTRSIDEVVSNTYDGAEPVAQRERTRALDTRGRTGRLVDDLTERQLEVAQMAYHAGFFDSKRDVTGREVAEMLDISHTAFYDHVRRIERKLFASLFENRARPSGVE from the coding sequence ATGGATACGACTCGGGCACCGCGACCGTCCGACGGACGACTTCGCGTCCTCCTCGCGGGACCGGTCGGATGGCGCGAACAGTTTCGCTCGGCGTTCGCCGCGGACGACGCGTTCGCCGTGCAGACCGTCGAGACGGTCGAGGAAGCGGTCGGGACGGCGACCGACCGACGCACCGCGGTCGATTGCGTGGTCAGTGCTGGACGGCTCGACGGCGAGACCGGTCTCGACCTGTTGGACGCGCTCCGGTCGCACGGGGTCGCCCTCCCCTTCGTGCTGGTCCCGGCCGACGGGAGCGAATCGCTCGCCAGCGACGCCATCGCGGCGGGCGTCGCCGATTACCTCCCGGCGGACGCCGACGGCGAGACGCTCCGGCGTCGGTGCCGGGAAGCCGTCGAGCGAGGCGCGGACGAGCGCCGCCGGCGCGAGCGCGCCGACCAGTTCGAGTCGTTTTTCGCCACGCCGGAGCAGTTCAGCGCGGTCCTCGACGCCGACGGGACGGTCCGCCGCGTGAACCGGGGGGCGCTCGACGCGCTCGGCCGGGACGAGCAGGCGGTCCTCGGCAAGCGATTCTGGGGTCTCCCGTGGACCGACGACTCGTCGCGGGACCTCCAGCGTGCGATTCACCGCGCGCGCCGCGGGGAGTACGCCGAGTTCGAGGCGGGAGTGCCGGGCGGTAGCGGCGACGGGACCGGCCGAGCGAGCGACGGCGGAACCGGCAACGAAGCCAGATTCGAGTTCACGGTCCGGCCGGTCGCGGGCGAGGACCGCGACGCGGACCGCCTCGACGACGAGGACGCAGACCGCCTCGACGCTGCCGACGACGACGCAGACCGTCTCGACGCTGCCGACGAGGAAGTCGGCCGTCTCGTCGTGGCCGGCCGGGAAGTCGCCGAGCGCGTCCGACTGGAGGAGGAACTGCGCGAGTCCGAGGAACTCCACCGCGTCACGCTGAACAACATGACCGACACCGTGCTGGTCACCGACGACGACGGCGAGTTCACCTACGTCTGCCCGAACGTCCACTTCATCTTCGGCTACAGCGCCGAGGAGATACACGGTCTCGGGACCATCGACGAGCTACTGGGCGAGGATCTCTTCGACCCCGACCGACTCGACGCCGAGGGCGTGTTGACCAACATCGAGTGTACCGCGACCGACGAGGACGGCCGGGAACACACCCTGCTGGTCAACGTCCGGCAGGTCTCGATTCAGGGTGGGACGACCCTCTACAGTTGCCGCGACATCACCAAGCGCAAGCAACGCGAGCGGGCGCTCACGCAACTCCACCGGACCAGCCGGGACCTGCTGTACGCCGAGACGAAGTCGGAGATAGCCGACCGCGTGGTGACGGACGCCGACTCGATTCTGCCCGCGGCCGCGGCGCTCTACCGGTTCGACAGCGAGGAGAACGTCCTCTACCCGACGGCGGTCTCCGACGAGTTCACCGACCTCGTAGGGGTGCTCCCGGAGTTGCGCCTCGACCGCGACAGCCCCGTCACCCGCGCCTTCGTGGAGGACGAGACGCGAACGTGCGACCTCAGTGGTCGGACCGGCCGCGGAAGCCGACCCGACACTACGGACTGGACCGGCATCACGGACCGGACCGACCACGGAGACGGAGCTGGCCGCGGCGACCGACCCGACCGCGTTCCTCGGTCGCCGTTCTCGACGCTCGGCGATTACGTCGCTGTGCCGCTGGGCGACCACGGCGTCTTCGTCGCGGCCGCCGCCGACGGGACCTTCGACGAGGTGGCCGAGGAGGTCGCGGAACTGCTGGCCGCGACGACCGAGGCGGCGTTCGACCGGGTGGAGCGCGACGGCGAACTCCGGGAGCGCGACCGGCGACTCCAGCGCCAGAACGAGCGGCTCTCGCAGCTCAACCGGGTCAACGAGTTCATCCGGGAGATAGACCAAGCGCTCGTCGGCGCGGAGTCCCGCGAGAAGATAGAGACGGCCGTCTGCGAGCGACTGACCGCCGACGACCGCTTCCGGTTCGCGTGGATAGGCGGGACGACCGCGCTGAACCGGACGCTCCGACCCCGGACGTGGGCCGGGGCCGAACAGGGGTACCTCGACGCCGTGCCACTGGAGTTCGACGGCGACCCGAAGACGGTCGAACCGAGCGTCCGGACCGCCGAGCGCCGGGAGGCGACGCTCGTCTCGAACGTCGCCGAACACCTCCGGACCGGCCGGTGGGGGAAGGAGGCGGTGTCGCGGGACTTCCAGTCGGTGCTGTCGATTCCGCTGGCGTACGACGACGTGCTGTTCGGGACGCTGACCGTCTACGCCGACAGCCCCGACGCCTTCGACGAGATGGTTCGGTCGGTCCTCCGGGAACTCGGCGACACCGTGGCGTCGGCCATCAACGCGGTCCAGCGCAAGGAGGCGCTCCAGAGCGACACGGTGTTCGAACTCGAATACCGCGTCGCCGACCCGAGCGCGCTCCTCGCCCGCCTCGCGAGCGAGACCGGGGCGACGATAGCGGTCGAGGGCGACGTAACGGGCGACGACGGGACGACGCTCGTGTTCGCCACCGTCGAGGGCGCGCCGCCCGACCGCGTGGTCGCGGCGGCCGACGAATCGGTCGGCGTCGCGGACGCGGAGTCGATTCGGGAGACCGACGAGGGCGGTCTGGTCGGTCTCCGCCTGCGCGAGAAGTTCGTGACCGCGGTGCTGGCCGACCACGGGGCGGTTCTCCGGCGCTTCGAGGCGACCCCGGAGGGCGTCTCGTTGACGGTGGACGTTCCCGATTCGGTGACGACGCGCTCGATAGACGAGGTGGTCTCGAACACGTACGACGGGGCCGAACCGGTCGCGCAGCGCGAGCGAACGCGGGCGCTGGACACGCGCGGGCGGACCGGGCGACTCGTGGACGACCTCACCGAGCGACAGTTGGAGGTGGCTCAGATGGCCTACCACGCGGGGTTCTTCGACTCGAAGCGCGACGTGACCGGTCGGGAAGTGGCCGAGATGCTGGACATCTCTCACACCGCGTTCTACGACCACGTTCGGCGAATCGAGCGGAAACTGTTCGCGTCACTGTTCGAGAACCGGGCGCGGCCCTCAGGGGTTGAATAG
- a CDS encoding competence/damage-inducible protein A has translation MEVAILTVGDEVLAGDTENTNATWLAGRLSDAGATVARILTIPDDRELVAETVREWADSFDAVVVTGGLGGTHDDVTADAIADAFDRDLAVDDAVRDDVIATVAAYRDENPETVAAHELDLDVDAWAALPEGSRPLLNPEGLCPGCVLENVYAFPGVPTEMQALFEQVADEFGGDVVSATLYTPQPEASLLDAVAGVREEFDVTVGSYPATDARNRLKVSGSDSETVAAAAEWLRERVEVVAEE, from the coding sequence ATGGAGGTCGCTATCCTCACCGTCGGCGACGAAGTGCTCGCGGGCGACACCGAGAACACCAACGCGACGTGGCTCGCGGGCCGACTCAGCGACGCCGGCGCGACGGTCGCGCGCATCCTGACGATACCCGACGACCGGGAACTCGTCGCCGAGACGGTCCGCGAGTGGGCCGACTCCTTCGACGCGGTGGTCGTGACGGGCGGCCTCGGCGGGACCCACGACGACGTGACCGCCGACGCTATCGCCGACGCGTTCGACCGCGACCTCGCGGTGGACGACGCCGTCCGCGATGACGTGATAGCGACCGTGGCGGCGTACCGCGACGAGAACCCCGAGACGGTCGCGGCCCACGAGTTGGACCTCGACGTAGACGCGTGGGCGGCACTACCCGAGGGGAGCAGACCGCTCCTGAATCCGGAAGGGCTGTGTCCCGGTTGCGTCCTCGAAAACGTCTACGCGTTCCCCGGCGTCCCGACGGAGATGCAGGCGCTCTTCGAGCAGGTCGCCGACGAGTTCGGCGGCGACGTGGTCTCGGCGACGCTCTACACGCCCCAACCGGAGGCCTCCCTGCTGGACGCGGTTGCCGGCGTGCGCGAGGAGTTCGACGTGACCGTCGGGAGCTACCCCGCCACCGACGCACGGAACCGACTGAAGGTGTCGGGGTCGGACTCCGAGACGGTCGCGGCGGCCGCCGAGTGGTTGCGCGAGCGCGTCGAAGTCGTCGCCGAAGAATAA
- a CDS encoding A/G-specific adenine glycosylase has product MSDAASDDADYSLPDDLPAVRDALISWYEADHRQFPWRETDDPYEILVSEVMSQQTQLGRVVEAWEAFLDRWPTPQLLADADRADVVGFWTDHSLGYNNRAKYLHEAAEQVVEEYDGEFPESPEELQNLMGVGPYTANAVASFAFNNGDAVVDTNVKRVLHRAFDVPDDDALFEEAASEAMPEGQSRVWNNAIMELGGVACEQSPKCDSAGCPWREWCHAYETGDFTAPDVPTQPSFEGSRRQFRGKVVSILKEYDELPLSKLGPRVRVDYAPGGEYGREWLEGLLSDLADDGLVDVEERDGDTRARLRQ; this is encoded by the coding sequence ATGAGCGACGCCGCATCGGACGACGCCGACTACTCGCTCCCCGACGACCTCCCGGCGGTCCGCGACGCCCTGATTTCGTGGTACGAGGCCGACCACCGCCAGTTCCCGTGGCGCGAGACCGACGACCCCTACGAGATTCTGGTCTCGGAGGTCATGAGCCAGCAGACCCAACTCGGCCGGGTCGTGGAAGCGTGGGAGGCGTTTCTCGACCGGTGGCCGACGCCCCAATTGCTCGCGGACGCCGACCGCGCCGACGTGGTGGGGTTCTGGACCGACCACAGCCTCGGCTACAACAACCGCGCGAAGTACCTCCACGAGGCCGCCGAGCAGGTAGTCGAAGAATACGACGGCGAGTTCCCGGAGTCGCCCGAGGAACTCCAGAATCTGATGGGTGTGGGCCCGTACACCGCGAACGCGGTCGCCTCGTTCGCGTTCAACAACGGCGACGCCGTGGTAGACACCAACGTCAAGCGCGTCCTCCACCGCGCCTTCGACGTGCCCGACGACGACGCGCTCTTCGAGGAAGCCGCCAGCGAAGCGATGCCCGAGGGCCAGTCCCGCGTCTGGAACAACGCCATCATGGAGTTGGGCGGCGTCGCCTGCGAGCAGTCGCCGAAGTGCGACTCTGCGGGGTGTCCGTGGCGCGAGTGGTGTCACGCCTACGAGACCGGCGACTTCACCGCGCCGGACGTGCCGACCCAGCCGAGTTTCGAGGGGTCGCGCAGGCAGTTCCGGGGGAAGGTCGTCTCGATTCTGAAGGAGTACGACGAACTCCCCCTGTCGAAACTCGGTCCCCGCGTCCGGGTCGATTACGCGCCGGGCGGGGAGTACGGCCGGGAGTGGCTGGAGGGACTCCTCTCGGACCTCGCGGACGACGGACTGGTCGACGTCGAAGAACGGGACGGAGACACCAGGGCCCGACTCCGTCAGTAG
- a CDS encoding NADP-dependent oxidoreductase has translation MPETNRKYLLAKRPEGKPDRDTFELVEEDVPDPDPGEVLVRTLYLSVDPYMRGRMDAGESYADPWEVGDPLRAGVVGEVVESNGAGFEAGDVVAGDLHWADYATARGSDLQSVNPDLAPISTALGVLGMPGRTAYFGTREVAKPKAGDTFVVTGAAGAVGSVAGQIAKQSGARVVGFAGSDEKVAFLEDELGFDAGINYKDTDDYRAALDEAAPDGVDSYFDNVGGPITDAVFSKLNVDARVAVCGQISLYNAEEMPTGPRKLGKLIETRATVEGLLVGDFAPRFEQATRQLGEWVAEGEIQYRETVTEGLENAPDAFLGLFEGENIGKQLVQVGEREE, from the coding sequence ATGCCGGAGACGAACCGCAAGTACCTACTGGCGAAGCGTCCCGAGGGCAAACCCGACCGCGACACCTTCGAGTTAGTCGAAGAGGATGTGCCGGACCCGGACCCCGGCGAAGTGCTGGTCCGGACGCTCTACCTCTCGGTAGACCCCTACATGCGCGGCCGGATGGACGCCGGAGAGTCGTACGCCGACCCGTGGGAGGTCGGCGACCCGCTCCGGGCCGGCGTCGTCGGCGAAGTCGTGGAGTCGAACGGCGCGGGCTTCGAGGCGGGCGACGTGGTGGCGGGAGACCTCCACTGGGCCGACTACGCGACCGCTCGGGGGAGCGACCTCCAGTCGGTGAATCCCGACCTCGCGCCGATTTCGACCGCGCTCGGCGTCCTCGGGATGCCGGGTCGGACCGCCTACTTCGGCACCCGCGAGGTCGCCAAGCCGAAAGCCGGCGACACGTTCGTCGTCACGGGCGCGGCCGGGGCGGTCGGGTCGGTCGCCGGCCAAATCGCCAAGCAGTCGGGCGCTCGCGTCGTCGGCTTCGCGGGGTCGGACGAGAAGGTCGCGTTCCTCGAAGACGAACTCGGCTTCGACGCCGGAATCAACTACAAGGACACCGACGACTACCGCGCGGCGCTGGACGAGGCCGCCCCGGACGGCGTGGACAGCTACTTCGACAACGTGGGCGGTCCCATCACCGACGCCGTCTTCTCGAAGCTGAACGTGGACGCGCGAGTCGCGGTCTGCGGCCAGATTTCGCTGTACAACGCCGAGGAGATGCCGACCGGACCGCGAAAGCTCGGCAAGCTCATCGAGACACGAGCGACGGTCGAGGGCCTGCTCGTGGGGGACTTCGCGCCGCGCTTCGAGCAGGCGACCCGGCAACTCGGCGAGTGGGTCGCCGAGGGAGAGATTCAGTACCGCGAGACGGTGACGGAGGGCTTGGAGAACGCGCCCGACGCCTTCCTCGGCCTGTTCGAGGGCGAGAACATCGGCAAGCAACTCGTGCAGGTCGGCGAGCGCGAGGAGTAA
- a CDS encoding YgaP family membrane protein, whose protein sequence is MQKNVGGLDEGIRITLGPLLVVLSIASLQGTVRLRPAVTAGAFAVGAVLTVTGLTQTCPANSAMGRNTYRPTEKLGEEARAVRQRALQ, encoded by the coding sequence ATGCAGAAGAACGTCGGAGGACTCGACGAGGGGATTCGAATCACGCTCGGACCGCTGCTGGTGGTACTCTCGATAGCGTCGCTGCAGGGAACCGTCCGACTCCGCCCGGCGGTGACCGCCGGCGCGTTCGCCGTCGGCGCGGTGCTGACCGTCACCGGTCTGACCCAGACGTGTCCGGCGAACAGCGCGATGGGCCGGAACACCTACCGACCGACCGAGAAACTCGGCGAGGAGGCCCGAGCGGTCCGACAGCGCGCGCTCCAGTAG
- the gdhB gene encoding glutamate dehydrogenase GdhB encodes MATNTLDDSETDEYSETESALQTALRQLSAAATHVDVDEGVIERLKHPTRVVEVGVPLKRDDGSVEVYTGYRAQHDDVRGPYKGGLRFHPDVTAEECVGLSMWMTWKCAVMDLPFGGGKGGVVVNPKDLSTEEKERLTRRFAEEIRDTIGPKQDIPAPDMGTDAQTMAWFMDAYSMQEGETTPGVVTGKPPVIGGSEGRQEAPGRSVAIIAREALRYYDKTVDEATVAVQGFGSVGANAARLLDDWGANVVAVSDVNGAAYDTTGLDTHAVPSHEEQPEAVMQYDAPNTLTNEEVLELDVDVLIPAAIGNVITADNASDVQADVVVEGANGPTTSSADEILNERGVAVIPDILANAGGVTVSYFEWLQDINRRQWSLERVNDELESHMLSAWDDVRAEVEARDLSWRDAAYVVALERVGEAKSSRGLWP; translated from the coding sequence ATGGCAACGAACACACTCGACGACTCCGAGACGGACGAGTACTCCGAGACCGAATCGGCGCTCCAAACCGCGCTGCGACAGCTCTCGGCGGCGGCGACCCACGTCGACGTGGACGAGGGCGTCATCGAACGCCTCAAGCACCCGACGCGAGTGGTCGAGGTCGGCGTGCCGCTGAAACGCGACGACGGGAGCGTGGAGGTGTACACGGGCTATCGCGCCCAGCACGACGACGTGCGCGGCCCGTACAAGGGCGGCCTGCGCTTCCACCCCGACGTGACCGCCGAGGAGTGCGTCGGGCTGTCGATGTGGATGACGTGGAAGTGCGCCGTGATGGACCTGCCGTTCGGCGGCGGGAAGGGCGGCGTCGTCGTGAACCCGAAAGACCTCAGCACCGAGGAGAAAGAGCGCCTGACCCGGCGGTTCGCCGAGGAGATTCGGGACACCATCGGGCCGAAACAGGACATCCCCGCGCCCGACATGGGCACCGACGCCCAGACGATGGCGTGGTTCATGGACGCCTACTCGATGCAGGAGGGCGAGACGACGCCGGGCGTCGTCACGGGCAAGCCGCCGGTCATCGGCGGAAGCGAGGGCCGCCAAGAGGCGCCCGGTCGCTCGGTCGCCATCATCGCCCGCGAGGCGCTCCGGTACTACGACAAGACCGTAGACGAGGCCACCGTGGCGGTCCAAGGCTTCGGTTCGGTCGGCGCGAACGCGGCCCGCCTGCTCGACGACTGGGGTGCGAACGTCGTCGCGGTCAGCGACGTGAACGGCGCGGCCTACGACACGACGGGACTCGATACCCACGCGGTGCCCTCCCACGAGGAGCAACCCGAGGCCGTGATGCAGTACGACGCGCCGAACACGCTCACCAACGAGGAAGTCCTCGAACTCGACGTGGACGTGCTGATTCCGGCCGCCATCGGGAACGTCATCACCGCGGACAACGCCAGCGACGTGCAGGCCGACGTCGTGGTCGAGGGCGCGAACGGCCCGACCACCTCGTCCGCCGACGAGATTCTGAACGAGCGCGGTGTCGCCGTGATTCCGGACATTCTGGCGAACGCGGGCGGAGTCACCGTCTCGTACTTCGAGTGGTTGCAGGACATCAACCGGCGTCAGTGGTCGCTCGAACGCGTCAACGACGAACTCGAATCCCACATGCTCTCGGCGTGGGACGACGTGCGGGCCGAAGTCGAGGCCCGTGACCTGAGCTGGCGCGACGCCGCCTACGTCGTCGCGCTCGAACGCGTCGGCGAGGCGAAATCGAGCAGAGGGCTCTGGCCGTAG
- a CDS encoding DUF2321 domain-containing protein produces the protein MANYYLAVCTNGHLIDSEKAEDVSVQQIKIDEPVTSQQVINPDYAAPYAYCPNCGGEVRTTCPDCHHHIQTEYNGPPYPGKDSIPSYCHGCGESHPWTSTVEAQKQRDGDFIDIDDSKIDGQFYPALVYEINLCYKTKADHAVLVLNRKLIESLTIDILRATNGMEAVDLWFDTENSITLPLSTLIENLKSQREEIKKYGPTLDEAFFRAVEKLKYRGDASAHSVEEHPLRGDLKEQSELATTVAKILFRLRTEAKTAHRK, from the coding sequence ATGGCCAATTACTACCTCGCTGTCTGTACGAACGGGCATCTCATTGACTCAGAGAAAGCAGAGGACGTGAGTGTCCAGCAAATCAAAATAGACGAACCGGTCACCTCGCAACAGGTAATCAATCCAGATTATGCGGCACCCTACGCGTACTGCCCGAACTGTGGGGGTGAAGTCCGGACAACATGCCCGGATTGTCATCATCATATCCAAACCGAGTACAATGGCCCGCCCTATCCCGGTAAGGACAGTATCCCGAGCTATTGCCATGGATGCGGCGAATCACATCCGTGGACCTCGACTGTCGAGGCGCAGAAACAACGCGATGGAGACTTCATCGATATTGATGACTCAAAGATCGATGGGCAGTTCTACCCCGCGCTCGTGTACGAAATTAACCTTTGTTATAAGACCAAAGCAGATCATGCAGTCTTAGTTCTCAACCGGAAGTTAATCGAGAGTCTAACTATCGACATCCTGCGGGCAACGAACGGCATGGAGGCGGTTGACCTCTGGTTCGATACGGAAAACAGCATCACACTTCCGCTCTCGACATTAATTGAGAATCTGAAATCACAGCGGGAGGAAATCAAGAAATATGGGCCAACGCTCGATGAAGCGTTTTTCCGGGCAGTCGAGAAGTTGAAGTACCGTGGTGATGCGTCCGCGCATTCGGTTGAGGAGCATCCCTTGCGAGGGGACTTGAAGGAGCAGTCAGAATTGGCCACGACCGTTGCAAAAATCCTGTTCCGGCTCCGAACAGAAGCCAAAACCGCTCATCGGAAATAA